One genomic region from Acidobacteriota bacterium encodes:
- a CDS encoding RHS repeat-associated core domain-containing protein: MSYDAAGNVIIDNGKTFKYDAENRMVEAVVNGVTTHYRYDGEGRRIKKTVGTAVTRFVYGMGGELIAEHEGATATPSTPSKEYIYGPTGMLAEVTGTEVNYLTPDHLGSPRVLTSQNGIVVNRRDFFPFGEDIAVGVGGRSAGMGYGTDSLRHKFSGKERDQETGLDFFGARYYGNSLGRFLTTDPFSGSGRVEDPQTWNRYTYVLNCPTGLIDPDGKQERGRGGSNVINVFITFTQEELHPTLNTGKPAPDALPDASWTNLNQGLNPAKFTVNVQFGATVDEITNSSESANLTLIIGHAGGELIEGRHVGNGMKVSDGWVGTRDGMEITTLWREDQIVGGIPTNGCGDIALFGCNTAERIAGRFTDRQVIANDGGNDGVTSTNALAQAGHVFTVVYRATGGNALLALRIAQGAFNQRSGVQNTLTGRASNVGDQLILRNYSGPRVSVNPTTTTQLQTQIQPKPTQ; this comes from the coding sequence CGCTACGACGGCGAAGGAAGAAGAATCAAAAAGACGGTCGGCACGGCGGTCACCAGATTCGTCTATGGGATGGGTGGCGAACTCATCGCCGAACACGAAGGCGCGACGGCAACTCCGTCAACCCCGAGCAAGGAATATATTTACGGGCCGACGGGGATGCTGGCGGAAGTCACCGGGACGGAAGTGAACTACCTGACGCCGGACCACCTTGGGTCGCCGAGGGTGCTCACCAGTCAGAATGGCATCGTCGTCAACCGAAGGGACTTCTTCCCTTTCGGAGAAGACATCGCGGTTGGGGTGGGTGGACGTTCGGCGGGAATGGGCTACGGGACGGACTCGTTGCGGCACAAATTCTCCGGCAAGGAGCGCGACCAGGAAACCGGATTGGATTTCTTCGGAGCGAGGTATTATGGAAACTCACTCGGACGCTTTTTAACGACTGATCCTTTTAGCGGCAGCGGACGAGTCGAAGATCCCCAAACCTGGAATCGGTACACATATGTTCTAAATTGCCCAACTGGGTTGATTGATCCTGATGGAAAACAAGAAAGAGGGCGTGGCGGATCAAACGTGATCAATGTTTTTATCACTTTTACCCAAGAAGAGCTTCACCCAACATTGAATACTGGCAAACCTGCTCCAGACGCACTCCCAGATGCCTCCTGGACAAATCTTAATCAAGGACTTAATCCGGCTAAGTTCACTGTTAATGTTCAGTTCGGAGCGACGGTAGATGAAATAACAAACTCCTCAGAATCTGCTAATTTAACATTAATAATAGGACACGCTGGAGGTGAACTTATAGAGGGGAGACACGTGGGCAATGGAATGAAAGTATCAGATGGCTGGGTAGGAACGAGAGACGGGATGGAAATAACAACTCTATGGAGAGAAGATCAAATTGTTGGAGGTATTCCAACCAATGGATGTGGGGACATAGCTTTATTCGGATGCAATACGGCTGAACGGATAGCTGGTCGATTTACTGATCGCCAAGTCATTGCCAATGATGGGGGCAATGATGGAGTAACATCGACTAATGCACTAGCGCAGGCTGGCCACGTGTTTACGGTTGTTTATCGTGCAACAGGAGGTAACGCGCTGTTAGCATTAAGAATAGCCCAAGGAGCATTTAATCAACGAAGTGGAGTGCAAAACACTCTTACGGGGCGAGCTTCAAATGTAGGAGATCAACTCATCCTTAGGAATTACTCTGGCCCTCGAGTTAGTGTTAATCCAACAACAACAACCCAACTCCAAACACAAATCCAACCAAAACCAACACAGTGA